CTGGAAACCATTGAACTGGATAATACAGGAATAATTATAAGCAAATGCTCTTTTTGCGGAGGAATTTGGATTGATAGAATAAACATAGAAAGGCTTTTTCATTCGTCAAAAAAATCCGAAATACTGCTTGCTTATCTGGCTAAAATATTAAATATCGAAATCTCGGAAATTTAATAAAAAAACTCTTCTTAATGTTTCTTAATATTTAGCGTGTTATTTATCAATTTTTTTTATTAGGAGTTTTATATAAGTAGAGTAAATAAAACTCCTTTCAACTCATCCAAACCTGATTAAAGAATCAGGTATTTTTTTGCGAATTGAGGGCAGAGACTGAAAGAGGAGCTTTGCTTCTCTGGAATGCTTTTTGAGGCGAGCAATCTAAAATTATTTTAAAATAAAATCCAAATTTATATATTTTGAAAATACTTCTTTTAAAACAGCGGGATTATTATGCAAAGATTCTATTTTTGGCAAAATACCGAGAATTTTTTCTCCTGAAATCTCTTTTATCATGTCAGGTGCATTTTTTATGGAGAAATTTTCCGCCCCAAAAGGATAATTCGAAATAACTATGCCTGCTATTTTGATGTTTTGGTTTTTTGCGGCTTCTATTGTGAGCAAAGTATGATTTATTGTCCCTAAATCAGGTCTTGCAACTATCAACAAAGGTAAATCAAGACTTTTTGCCAGATTACGCATTAAATATTTGCCTTTTACAGGTACTAACAGACCGCCTGCTCCTTCTACCAGAACAAAATCACATTTTTTTTTCAGTTCTTTATAATCTTGAATTATTTTATCAATATCAATATCAACCCCATCCAAAATAGCTGCAAGCGCAGGCGCAACAGGTTCTTTAAAATTATATGAAGCATGTGTTAAAATTTCGGAATCAACTGACTTAACAAAATCAATGTCTGGAGAAATACAATGCGCTCCTGTTTGAATCGGCTTAAAAACTCCGACCGAGTAGCCACGACTCTTTATGGCAGCAGCTAATCCGGCTGTTACAATGGTTTTTCCGACATCGGTATCTGTTCCGGTAATAAATATATTCATAATTATAAAAATTGTCTCATTTAGATAATTTAAAATGGTCGCTAAAATTAATAACTTATATGACTCGAATTGCTAAATCGCCAAAATCGTCATTGCGAGCATAGCGAAGCAATCTATAATAAACAAAATGGATTGCCGCGTCGAGTGCTTTGGCTGCCCCCTCCTTTTTTGATAATTAATCAAAAAAGCGGGTACCCTTCGCAATGATGCGTAAATTTAACCAGCAATTCAAGTATATGCTTTACCAAAAATCTATTAGCTTAAGAAGATTGATTATAATACAATATTTCTATGTACACAAAAAACGTGGTGAATAAAAATCATGAAAAACTTTAAAATAATTTTAACAATATTATCTTTAATTTGCTGTTTGAGTCTTTATACAACCCCTGCAAAAGCAACCGTGCTTCCTCAGCCCATTGTAGAATATCTGAAATCAAAATATCCTGACGTGGAAATAAGATTCGACGGGCTTATTGAATTGCCGGATCATACAATTTACCTGCCTGTAAGTCCTCTTACTTACGGAAAAGTTGAAAATCCTGCGGCAATAGTCAAAACAATTCCGGCAAATACTGACTTTACAAAGAAACCTGACATGATTCTTTTTGCAAATAATCTTGCATTACTAAAAACAGTAAGAATTAATAATGAACTAACAGTTAACTACAGTCCTGAGATTCCTTTGAGCGTGAAACTGGGATTACTTCCACAAGATTTAATCGTCCCGAGAGGGCTTATTCTCCCCACAGAACTCAAAGTAATTATGGGGAACCTGCAAATAGCAGTAAAACAAAAAAAAGATGAAGATGATCTTGTTTTTTTCGGAGAACCTGCTCAAAAAAAAGAAAGAACTGTTAACTTTATTAGAGGAAAAGTCAAAGAAGAAGAACAAAAAAGTCTTCCCGAGCTTGATTGCATCAAGAACAAAGTT
This bacterium DNA region includes the following protein-coding sequences:
- the bioD gene encoding dethiobiotin synthase, producing MNIFITGTDTDVGKTIVTAGLAAAIKSRGYSVGVFKPIQTGAHCISPDIDFVKSVDSEILTHASYNFKEPVAPALAAILDGVDIDIDKIIQDYKELKKKCDFVLVEGAGGLLVPVKGKYLMRNLAKSLDLPLLIVARPDLGTINHTLLTIEAAKNQNIKIAGIVISNYPFGAENFSIKNAPDMIKEISGEKILGILPKIESLHNNPAVLKEVFSKYINLDFILK
- a CDS encoding zf-TFIIB domain-containing protein; the encoded protein is MSFKPSSEEQKWAKIIDLDAKKRLKDEFGEKNKVFIPEIVPAECPNDRILLETIELDNTGIIISKCSFCGGIWIDRINIERLFHSSKKSEILLAYLAKILNIEISEI